A genome region from Gossypium hirsutum isolate 1008001.06 chromosome A04, Gossypium_hirsutum_v2.1, whole genome shotgun sequence includes the following:
- the LOC107918736 gene encoding (+)-delta-cadinene synthase isozyme XC14, translating into MASQVSQKLSSSPFSSNKDEMRPKFNIPPPSIWGDVFLNCPDKNIDAETEKHHQQLKEEVRKMIVAPMANSTQKLPFIDSVQRLGVSYHFTKEIEDELENIYHNDNDAENDLYTTSLRFRLLREHGFNVSCEVFNKFKDEQGNFKSSVTSDVRGLLELYEASYMRVHGEDILDEAISFTTNHLSLVVASLDYPLSEQVSHALKQSIRRGLPRVEARHYLSVYQDMESHNKSLLEFAKIDFNMLQLLHRKEISEICRWWKDLDFKRKLPYARDRVVECYFWILGVYFEPQYSLGRKMTTKVLAMASHLDDTYDSYATYDELIIYRSAIERWEIKCIDQLPEYMKLNYKALLDVYEEMEQLVAEHGRQYCVEYAKNAMIQLLQFYFMEAKWALQNYKPSFEEFKANAVSSSGYAMLAITSFAGMGDMITPKTFKWAVSNPKIIEASTIICRFTDDVTEHKFKHRREDEWSTIDYYMKEYGATAQEAYDVFNKHIESAWKDTNQEFLKPREMPIEVLNRSLNLSRVMDVLDKDGDGYTHVTKPIKDAITSLLIEPITL; encoded by the exons ATGGCTTCACAAGTTTCTCAAAAGCTTTCTTCATCACCCTTTTCTTCCAATAAGGATGAAATGCGTCCCAAATTCAATATTCCGCCGCCTAGCATTTGGGGAGATGTCTTCCTCAATTGTCCCGACAAG AATATTGATGCTGAAACTGAAAAACACCACCAACAATTGAAAGAAGAAGTGAGGAAGATGATTGTAGCACCAATGGCTAATTCAACCCAAAAGTTACCCTTCATTGATTCAGTCCAAAGATTAGGTGTGAGTTACCATTTCACGAAGGAGATCGAAGATGAACTAGAGAACATCTACCACAACGACAATGATGCCGAGAACGACCTCTACACTACATCTCTTCGATTCCGACTACTCCGAGAGCATGGATTCAATGTTTCATGCG AGGTCTTCAACAAGTTTAAAGACGAGCAAGGGAATTTCAAGTCATCCGTGACAAGCGATGTTCGAGGATTGTTGGAACTTTACGAAGCCTCCTATATGAGGGTTCATGGGGAAGATATATTGGATGAAGCAATTTCTTTCACCACCAACCATTTAAGCCTTGTTGTAGCATCTTTGGACTACCCTTTGTCCGAACAGGTTTCTCATGCTTTGAAACAATCAATTCGAAGAGGCTTACCAAGGGTTGAGGCAAGGCACTATCTTTCAGTATACCAAGATATGGAGTCCCATAATAAGTCTTTGTTGGAGTTTGCTAAGATCGATTTCAACATGTTACAACTTTTGCATAGGAAAGAGATAAGTGAGATTTGTAG GTGGTGGAAGGATTTAGACTTTAAAAGAAAGTTGCCATATGCAAGAGATAGAGTGGTTGAATGCTATTTTTGGATCTTGGGAGTGTACTTTGAGCCCCAGTATTCACTTGGTAGAAAGATGACGACAAAAGTGCTAGCAATGGCATCTCATTTAGATGATACATATGACTCATATGCAACTTATGATGAGCTCATTATCTATAGAAGTGCTATTGAGAG GTGGGAAATCAAATGCATAGATCAACTTCcagaatatatgaaattgaactACAAAGCACTATTagatgtttatgaagaaatggaACAACTGGTGGCTGAGCACGGGAGACAATATTGTGTCGAATATGCGAAAAATGCA ATGATACAACTTCTTCAATTCTACTTTATGGAGGCCAAATGGGCTCTTCAAAACTACAAACCATCGTTCGAAGAATTTAAGGCTAATGCAGTGTCATCTAGTGGTTATGCCATGCTTGCTATCACATCTTTCGCCGGTATGGGAGATATGATAACACCAAAGACCTTTAAATGGGCAGTTAGCAATCCTAAAATCATTGAAGCTTCCACAATTATTTGTCGGTTTACGGATGATGTTACTGAACATAAG TTCAAGCATAGGAGAGAAGATGAATGGTCAACAATTGACTATTACATGAAAGAATATGGCGCAACAGCACAAGAGGCATACGATGTATTCAACAAGCATATCGAGAGTGCTTGGAAAGATACGAATCAAGAGTTTCTGAAACCAAGAGAAATGCCAATAGAGGTTTTGAATCGTAGCCTAAACCTTTCAAGGGTAATGGATGTGTTAGACAAGGATGGAGATGGTTATACACATGTTACTAAGCCGATTAAAGATGCAATCACTTCATTGTTGATTGAGCCCATCACACTTTGA